The sequence GCTCGGCGTCGGTCCCGACGAGGTCGACCGTCGTCCCCGGCCGCTCGCCGACCGCAGTCCGGTACCGGCGCCGCCCGTCCTCCTCGCCCGCGAACTCGTACCCCAACACGTCAGTCAGCACCCGCTCGGTCGGCTCGAATCCGGCGACGGCCAGGGTCACGCCGTCGAAGCCACGGAGCTGGTGGTCGGCCGGGACCGAACTCCCCTCCCAGGGTTCGGCGGGGGCCTCGGCTGCGGCTTCGGTCCCCACCAGCTCCAGCCCGATGCCGTCGGGATCGGAGAAGGAGAGGACGGGCTCGCCGAAGCGCTCGGTCCCGGTGACGTCGACGCCGCGGTCGGCCAGCCGGTCGCGCCAGTAACCGACCGACTCCGGACGGACCGCGTAGGCGGTGGCCCCGACCTGGCCGGCGCCGAACTCCCCCTGGCGGCCCTCGTCGGTCCAGGGGAAGAACGTGATGGCCGTCCCCGGCGTCCCCCGGCGGTCGCCGAAGTAGAAGTGGTAGGTGTGGGTGTCGTCGTGGTTGACGGTCCGCTTCACGAAGCGGAGCCCGAGGGTGTCGACGTAGAAGTCCGCGTTTCGCCCCGGGTCGCCCGCGATGGCCGTCACGTGGTGGATGCCCGCTGTCTCTGGCATACCCTCCGGTAGGACCCCCTCCCATGTAGGGCTTGTTCGGACACCGGTGACACCAGGTTACCATCCGGTACCCGCCCGCCCGGTGACG comes from Salinirussus salinus and encodes:
- a CDS encoding ring-cleaving dioxygenase — protein: MPETAGIHHVTAIAGDPGRNADFYVDTLGLRFVKRTVNHDDTHTYHFYFGDRRGTPGTAITFFPWTDEGRQGEFGAGQVGATAYAVRPESVGYWRDRLADRGVDVTGTERFGEPVLSFSDPDGIGLELVGTEAAAEAPAEPWEGSSVPADHQLRGFDGVTLAVAGFEPTERVLTDVLGYEFAGEEDGRRRYRTAVGERPGTTVDLVGTDAERGRMGVGTVHHVAFKAEDTDEQEAYREAFKDQGLRVSETIDRKYFHAIYAREPGGVLFEVSTMGPGFTADEDVEELGSRLTLPEWLEDEREAIETALPAVETEVAK